TTTAGTCAGGATTACTGTCTATCATACTTTTCTTTCAACTTAATcaactttctttcattttcaacatcaaGTACTGGAAGGGTTTGATTTCCACCTATACTTTTGCTCACTCCTAACTTTTAGGGTCAATTAAATGAATAAAGGATGTGAAAATGTATTCAATAAAACttctttttaatcaaaatcatgaaatgataaaaaaaaaaaagttataagcctttttaaaacaataaatgaCATGAATAACAACCATGCATATTTTTTACAGGTGAATCAATCAAAGCTCCTCACCCAAAGACAAtggaaaaaaatagaatttggtAAATTCGTGTAATCTCTTTGATATGACAAACTCAATCTCCTCTATTTAGAGGAGTATTTTGTACTTTATCTCATGTTTTTACATGACTTCTTATCAAATTAagatcatttaattttttttgaaataaaatagaaataatgtaattatgtaatttatataaGTGTAATTCCGACTCTTAcccttttaaataaaaagattgtaTAGAGGTAGACGAACCCCTTCCTTTTCAAGGACAAATCTTCCATAATTCATACCGATAAAATTTTTCGACTTCAGAATGGAACATTAAATGTTTCCCTTCAATCAAGGTAACAAATACCAGAAAGTAGAAAAGTAGGGAAGGGCTTGCATGGTAGCACTAGAAAACagagtttttttgtttttaccttCAAATGAAAAGGCTTTATGATGGAGAAAAATGCATAAAAGACAAGACGAGCTGAAAAAGTTTCATGGTTGAAACCCATAATCAAGTGAGTAAGTCAATGAGATAACAAAAAAGTCGGTTCATTACGTTGACAGTCAAGAAATGGGAACATTTCAACCCAATATCATGGTGAGTCTCTGCCACATTCTTCACTTCCATTTATTGCAGGTTGGCAGAAAATGACTTTACtagtataaatataatgaatttgacactcttttctttatttattaaaacattttgctattaatttttgaaaaatggttcTGTCCATCTAAATGTACAGTTATTCTTTGACCCAGTATTACGGTGGTAAGATTAATCGCTAAATTCAAAAACTTGCTCAGTATggttaatttaaactcaaaaaggGTCTCGTTCAAACAGGGTCCCCATATATATATTGCCTTGAGAATTCAAGGGGAATTCTCTGTTGCATTGCTTCATATGAATTAAGTTGAATCATCCTAATTTCCCTTTGGATTATCACCCAGAAGGCCTCAGCAAAGTTAGTTCAGTGCAAATGATTCCTAGTAGTGCTGAAACAGAATGCTTTCTGAAACATTTTGAAGATAGATTTCATTCATCAATAGCAATTCAATCATCGGAGGGAGATATCTTGACACAGTACAgctatatatatgaaaaaaggTAGTAGTTCTTCAACTGCAATGATCTTTGGTTGGCTATGACACTAACATTCTCACCTAATAAAAAGCTGCCTTCAAGGACATAACAATTAACTTTAAAAGCGCCATATTTTTCATCAGCACAAATGCATGTACATGAGCTAACTATTTAACCTCAATATCTTTTCTGTACAAACAACAACCTACATAAGCCTACACATCACTTCTGCACACAGGGCATGAACCATGTAGGATGAGCCACTTGTCCACACATGCCAAGTGAAATGTGTGCTGGCAATGGGGCAAGCTCCTTGCAACTTCCCCTTTTACAATATCCTGTCATCAACAGTTACTGATCTCATTAATATGCTGCTACCACACACCAATAAAATATTGCTGCAATAGATGATGACTAAGTGAGGACCAGAATTTCCAAAATACCTGCAAGCATATAGAGCAGCAGAGATTTGGTGTTGCCTTGATTTCATCCATGACTACATGCCAAGGTAATTTCTTCAATGACTCTCCTGACAATCCCTTGGATACAGCTTTGCCATAAGCATCACTTACATCATAACTCATGCTAGCAATACTAACCTGCTCATTCCCATACAAATTGATCAACAAAACAAATCtcaaagataaatttaatatctataattaaattgcTTCACAAGTAGTTGCTACACAATATTTATGATTCTAAAATCAGGAATATAATGACATAACACAGTCATAGACTTTTGACAGGAAGGGAGCATTTATTACTCTTCTTCCACCTTAGGCATCAATGACTAGGAAAAATCTAGAATACCAGAGTGATACTACATCAGCCATAAAACAAGTTAAAAGTCTTTCTGCCACAcctgaaaatttgctgtgtctCATCAATCTGGgcaattaattttaagttggTTGTTAAGTTGGATACTTCAGTTGCAAGCATACAACATACATAACAGCAGTATTTTACATGCTTATGTTGTCCCAGAAACTCGATACTACTCAGGAGTTATGTTTGTCAGACATGGAAACTTGATAACTAATGTACTCCAGAAAgacattaaaattgaaaaataaacttgCTAGAATCTGTGAAGATCAAATTTACATCAATTTGTCATAAATACCTAAAAGCTAATCATGATTAGTAAAAAGCATCATTGTTCACTAACattcaaatattaatgaaaaataccttcaaaattttaagatgcACTTCAGAAAAAgctataaattaaatatatacctGCCAGTGGTAAGCAGCTAACATTGCCGGTGTAAACTGTTCCTCGACAAACCTCCCGCGAAGAAGCTCCTCTATAAAGTCCGCCTGGACCCAAAATGTACATGATTAGTCCATCACTGAACATTAAGACAATAGTTCCTTGCCCAGACTGATACAAGATACAATACTGAAAAGAATTTGGAACTCCACCCTACGTGGTTTTCAACAAAACATCAGAGTGCAAATCATGATCTGCACAATTAACTTTCCTTGTAAACAAAAACAAGTCCATTTATGGGCCTTATCGCTAACTATTATGATTGGTGCAGAAACAACAATAAACCCAGGCAAACGTgcaaacgaaaaaaaaaaaaaattgattcattgATCTAGTTAACTTACCATAGATGATTCGCCCCGAGAACCAGAGCGTTCTAAACACCAGTAAGCACGAGAAGCCTCCAAAACCTCTACAGAGAGTACAGCCCCGGCGATGGCACCGAGTCCAGCTCCCCGTAGCACACCACAATCAGATGCCCTACCAGCAAAAGCGCCTGTAATTGCTCCTGTAAAAGCTCCAGCTGCAAGTAAATACATAAAGATATATCAGCATAGCATCAAAATATATCCACCAAATCGAAACTTTCTAACCCATAAAAGTTCCAGTCTTTAGCAACCCTCAAAATTCATCAAACCTTTCGTATCTGAAACTAAAAgcaaaccaacaaaaaaaaaaaaaaaaggaaaacctCGTCTAACTAAAGCTTGAAAATTGAACCCAAAAATCAAAAGTTGTTGCGACCCAGAAACAAAGAGAGCCTAAAAGTCTCGAATATTGTACGGCTGATCAGCTTGCAACGAATCATTTGGTTTCACGCAACTGcaagaaataaagataaaatatttaataaaactataaaatcatCAATGTTACCTAGAGCAAAGAGGCCTGTAAGAGTTCCAGAAATAGCGCCAGCGACGAATTTGGGAATCGAGTGAAAAAGGGTGGCGGTTTGAAATTCGAAATCCTCCATGAGCGGTGGAGGTGGAGACGACGCAGAGGTTGAAGAACCGCGTATTGTTGATGTTTTTGGCGGTCACAATGAACGTGAGGTGGGATCACAACCGCAGAGACATTAAAAAAACATGTTGCTTAGACTAAAGGGCATCAAAGGGCAAGGATGAATAAGGGTGTTTTgacttttcttcttgtttcgGATTCAGGAAGAGGATAAAAGTTCGAGGGTCGAGAAAAAACGgtgtttttgcttttcttttgttaatgaAAGAGTGCAATGAAAGGAAGAAGGTGACAGATTCCGAAGAGAAAGGAGCGTGATTAAATTTAGTGCTTAGGCAAGGCAGATTGATCTGATTACATAGGATtgtaaagatatatatatagacgTGTATGTGtatcttatattttaatataatcttttgGGTTTTGATAAAGGCCAAACGAATATTTCTCATACAAGGTATgctgattttttaattttttttttttgttaattttaaaaattttatttatttatctataataaattaaaattaacataatattctaacttttaaaaaatttatttcattttacctcttaacaaattttaacctataatcagttaaaattaattaacattttcttccttaaaccaaatataaaaaaaatcgcatttttctcctaaggtttagtttcaaaatccgaTCATCTTCTCTGGCATTATCGTTAGCCATCTTTCCCTTCCGACGATTCCTCTTCATTCGATGGTTTGTCTCAACTCCATCCTAACCCCTCCGGCATCTAAAGATGTTGTCTAGGAAGAGTTGTCTCAACTCCATCCTAACCCCTCCGGCATCTAAAGATGTTGTCTAGGAAGAAGAATCATCTTCCCAAGGAAAAAGAGTTGTCTCGTCTTCGTTTGTAAAGACGATTCCTCTTCTCATATGATGTCTTTGAATACTAGAGGGGGTTGGGATGAGGGTGAGATAGGTcgtcaaagaaagaaaaattgtcaGAAGAGAGAGACGATTGACGATAACACCAGAGAAAGTGAtctgattttgaaattaaattttaaaggagAAATATGATTcaggaaaaaaaagttattttattaaatttaaagaggtaaaaaaaataatatttaaatttatttttaatattaaatataaaataataattttacttttaaaattaataaatttaaattattataaataaataaataaaaattttaaaattaacccaaaaaaaaaaaaaaaaactttaaaaatcagCACAcgttgggtggaaaatagtcctttggcctttgataAATGCCAACTAAGCTGAAGGCTGAGTTGTTAGATAGCTTAAATTCAATCCACGTTTGGAGAAAATGATGGGTGGGCAGGCAGCTTTTTCTAAGAATGGTTATTGTCATTTTCTGCGTGGAAATTTATGACAGATGCAAACAAAAGAAATCGTGCTTTGCCTGTTTATGCAAATGCTTGTCTTGGCCTAAGAAACGGTGTCGACTTGATGGGTACAGAAATAATAGATTAAATGGCCATGTACCACCATCTAGAAGGCCTGCGCAAAGTCAAATTTTGGTGACGTATTTGAGACCTGCCACTGACTAGAACTAGTAAAAACAGAGAAGAGATGAGGTAGCAAAAATAAATTTCGCTTACTTTTATTGCAATAGGCTCTGCCCTTTGACAATGATTCAAATAAGCTGCCATTGAAAGCTCATTAGTTCTAGTGTAAACAGAAATGCCAAAAAAGCTTGTACAGATATGTTAAGCAATCcataagaaattcaagaataagGAATTTTTTCCTCAAGGAATGTGAAGGACAATTTGCATAGTCCACTAAAGTGAAAAACTTGTTTACAAAGAGGATTTTGGAGTTTCCACTCTGACGTCATATCATCCTTCCCCACTTGAAGCCTGGCAATATAACTTGCCCATTTCATCCGGCCAATACAAAGTATGAAACAGATCCATGTCTCCTTGAAATTGCCAAAGGGTCCTATACGAGACACGAAAATCATGCCAAGTTGTGTTCACATTCATCAGTAAATGTAGTTTCATACTACAGTTATAAGGAATTTAATTCAGAACTCCACAATGGCTGATTTGTTTGAATCCTTGGCACAGCTTAGAGCTGAATTCAGATCACCATTCTCTTGGTAACCCTGGGCGATGGCCCAATAAATGGCAACATTGGGCAGGATACCCATCTTGATCATATCTGCATGCAGCATCATCACATCCAGCATATGCTTGGCTTGAAGATGACCCTGTAACATGACAGTATAAGCGGCGGAATCAGGGCTTAAACCATCTTTTCTCATATCAGAGAAGAACTTACTTGCTCTTAAGATCCTCCCATCATTGCACAAAGCTTGAATAATTGATGTATACATAACATGATTAGGAGAACAATAGCAGGCTCCTCTTTTATCAGTGTTctccaaaaacaaatttattgcATCAAAAATCCTTCCGCTTTTACAGAGACCATCAATCAAGCAACTAATTGTGAAAACATTGGGGGTGAGGCTGGCCTCAAGCATTTCCTTATGCAGCTGGAGAGCCTTTCTTAAGTTACCATCTTTGCAAAAACCATCAATCAGTGCTGTATAAGCAACAACATCGGGCACAAGGCttttaattaccatttctgAGTACAAACCCATGGCAGCCTTCATGTTTCCCACCTTACAATAACCATCAATCAAAGTGGAAAAAGTGATGATGTTGGGTTCAACACCTTTGTCAGTCATTTGAGAGCACACTTCCAAGGCCTTCTTCATATTGCCTTCTTTACAGTATCCGTTAATAAGTGAATTGTATGCCACAGCATTCATAACAACTccctcttttttcattttttgatataaGCCTTCTGCTTCTTCCACTTGACCCACATCGCAGAGACCCTTAATAAGTATACTGTATGTGAATACATCGGGCaagatttcaaactttttcatcTCAGAAAAGATACTCATTGCTTCAGACACATTCCCTGCCTTACAAAGGCCATCAACGAAGCAATTATACACAACTATATTAGGAACAACACCAAACTTAGCCATGCAAACGAAAAAATTTCTCGCTGCTCTCAGTTCACCCACTTTACATAGCCCATCTATTAGGCTAccaaatgtaaaaatatttggTAGTAAATTATGTCCTAACATTTCTTTATACAAGTCAAGTGCTCCTTTCATGTTGGCCTCTTTGCAATAGCCATCCATTAGAGCATTATAAGTGTACAAATTAGGAAGTACGCTAGATGCTCTCATTAACCTGAAAATACTTTCAGCCTCCATCATCTTACCCTCATTGCACAAACATCGTATAAGAATCGAGTAAATCACCACTGAGGGTTTAATCCCCTTCAGAACCATCTCATCAAACAAACAACGTGCTTTCAAAACATCACCTTCACCACAACAGCCATCAATCAATACACCATACGTGAAAACATCAGCAACAAAGCCACGCGACAACATATCCTCATAAAACTCCCACATGGAATCGAACCTTCTCTTCTTAATCAGCCCATTTAACAATGCATTACACGCCTGAAAAGCAGGCAAAACTCTGATCTTGCGATATACCCACACCGACTCTTCAATGAAACCCATCtcagaaaatgaaataatcaacGTCCCGAACACATCGGGAGTGCATTTCGGACTCCGTAAACCGTTAAGAGCATTAAATAGCGCATAACAGACACGATGAGGTTTGCAAGAGTTAAGGAGATTTTCACTGAGGTCTTTCATCAAACATTTAGCCTCTTTGTACAATTTGGCACTGGTTAAGACATGAATCATCGCAGCATAAGGTACAAGATTCTTGGTTGGGTTGAGCCTCTTAGAAGAGTAACTGAAAAGCTTGAGTGCATGGTAAGGAGTACTGGAATTCAGTATAGCATTTGTTAGATTTGAGGGGGACTCTaaggatgaagatgatgatgaaaattttgaaattggtgACGAAGAGATTGATCTTAAAGGGTGATGGATGCAGACAAGAGCTTGTTTCGAAGGGAAAATCTTCAACATTGCTGTGAGTGAAGACTCATGTAGCTTTTACATTCCCGTTTTCAACTGCTTTTCTATAACAAGCATAAAGGAttatagagagaaaaaatgtttCTCACACAAGCCCATGTACCtattattttggaaaataaattaCTGGTTCTCATTCTAATTTATAAGTACCCAATGAAGAAGAAATACGAGCGATAACCCTGAAAATGTTTCATGAAGAGGGCGAAAAACGACGAGCGAGTTTGAGGGtgagtttatatatttaacaaaagctTTGAAAAAAATCCTGCGTTTgataaaggaaaatatataaaaaaaaattgattcttGAAAATAGACAAGTGCTTTtctgaaatatttaaaagaacaaaattattatgtatCATTTAATTCAGCAGTTCACAAGTCTTGCTAATTGTCTTCCACTGGCGACTCTGCCCGGTGCGACTACTAGGTTCAGAGCTTAACAACAATGCCTCTTCTTACTATCGCAATATGCGAAACAACATCAAGGGCCTCTCCCAAATTCATACACAAATATTTACCAACAGATTTTCccagaaaaaaatttcatcctcATAACCTGAATGCCCACATATTTTTTGGAAACATCGGTAACCCAAGTATCTATGGTATGCAACAATGATTAGAGGCCATGCGAGGGGTGATATGCCTCAAAAGCAAATGGCAAGAGAAGGTGACGTTGAGCCTAATGAGTTAACCGATTTGTTTCTTTTAAGTGCTTGTGCGAAGACTAGTTTGTTTAGAGAGGGGATTAGGTTCATGGGAGAGTGTTGGCACATGGGCATGGCTCAAACGTGTTTGTTAAGGCGCATTTGGTGAATTTGTTTGCAAAGAAGGGAGGGGATAGTGGCGCTGTTTATGCCCGTAAAATATCCGAGAAAAATGTTGTGAGCCGGAATTCGTTGCTCAAGGCGTATCTGAAGTGCGGAGATATTGATGAGgcactgaaattttttatgagatCCAGACGACTATGATTTCAGGGTGTGCTCATGATGGTTTGTGTAAGCAAGCATTGTCCTTGTAGCCCGTGTAGGACTAGACCGGGTGGCTTTGGTTGCAGCTTTTTCAGCTTGTGCTGAATTGGGGGACTTGAAGTTGGGAAGGtggatacatatttatattgagGAGAATTTTTATGATGGAAGAAGACACTTAtagtttatttaaacaattcacTTGTACATATGTATGCCCTTTGTGGTGagattaaagaaatttatgaagTGTTTAGAAAGATGCATCAGAGAAGTGTCTTTTCTTGAACAAGCATGATAATGGGATTTGCAAGGCAGGTTTATGCCCAAGAAGCTCTTGCTTTATTTGCATGCATGCAAAATTTGGAAGCAAAAGAAGCAATACCTGATGAGATAAGCTTGCATGGGGTTCTGTGTGCTTGTAGTGGTGCTGGCTTTGTTGATGACCGACGCTGAATATCTTGAGTGGATGAATTGAAGTTGGGTGATTGAGTCTAGTATATGGTATTATGGGTGCATGATTCATCTCTTGAGCTGTGCAGGGTTGCTGGATGAAGCATGTAGTGCTATTCATAGTATGCCCCTGAAATCATGGTTGCTCTCCTTGGTGGTTGCAGGATTCATTGCGATGCAGAGCTGGCCTCTGATGTGGCACAGAAATTGGCTGTTGAACTTGATCTTGACCATGCTGCTGACAGATCCAGGATTTTTGTTGAGAGAGATCCTtcattatttcaatattatttatagtttaatttagacatgtcaattgggcCGGGCTAAATGGAGGCCCGGCCTGAAGCATAAAAAAAGGCACGGGCATGATAAAGCCCGACCCAGCACTGTAGAGTGTCGGGCccttgggctttaatattaagcccataGGCCGGCCCGGCCTAACccaatattgtttatatatatatatatatatatatatatatatatatatatatatatatatatatatatatatatatatatatatatatatatatatatatatatatatatatattttcctggGCAGCATAAGCAAAAGACAACAGAAACAAATTTTGGCTTCTGCTTCAGCAGAAGCAGATTTCTGCTTCTGCCTTGGTCTGGCAGATTTATGCTTCTACCAGGCAGAAGCCtctacataatttaaaaaaaaaaaatttaaataaatctattttattttttttattttcacttttatttataaatcttttaatcatttaatttcaattatttcattatattttcaatttcattaactctctttcgaaaaatatctaaattcgtaaataataattatttatttttgaagaattcagagatttaaatataaaagatgagtagataaatattatatagtagatatattttatttatgttttgtaatttataccgtatgtaaattaatttatttgtactatgttattaatttataatatttttcataatataattacggtattcctccgtcacaagtgaggggttataaataaaatattcgggatactgttatcggttttaataattgaaaaaaatttatgttcaaaaatgttaattaaaattttaaaaaaaaaattgattaaatgggtcgggccgGTCCGATTAGGACCCGTTATTATATGGGTTggggcctttatattttaatgggcCGGCACGGCCCAAAGGCCCGTTAGCCAGCCCGACCCGGCCCATTAACATCTCTAgtttaattagtaaaaacttaaaaaaaaaaaagaaccgagcattaaacaaagaaaacaatattaaaaagaaaataagagtgACTCATGTTTAGCTTGAATTGTTTCATTtagttcaacttaaatttatgattcaaattggtagtttgaatttatgacttgattcaatttaaataaaaaatagtctaACTTGGGTTTGACTCTAGAAcgtctcaaataaaaaatactctAATCCGACTTCATCTAGCCAAAATTAAAGGTGGTTCAAATTcagcttaaataaaaattgattcgGTTCAATTCAACTAAACACCTTTggtttaagtttaacttaaataaaaaataattcaactcaaatttattgagtcaaaattaagggtgacttgagtttggtttgagtaaaaaataatttgaattgattttactggagtttaacttgaatttttaaCTCGAAATGTGGCTTGAGTTTGTgactcattaacaaaatgatatcattttatctaaataataggAAAAACCACTGATTTGagctataaatttgaactaaaccaagctacaaatttgaatcactattttgagttataatttcAAGCCGAACCGATCCAAGGATTTGAATCATTTattcaaaccatgaatttgaactTAACTCAAGTTAACCCAAGTCAAACACCTTCTAACTCAAGTTTtgcttagtttaaaaaatgatttaaatctttctgctcaaattcaatttgaatttaaattaaataaattcgaatcgaattgaatcaaattaagttaaCTTGGTTAGGATCCTAcccttgaaaagaaaaattaaatgaaaaggaGGGTTTGATCATGTTGTGATCTTTTgttactgtaaaaaaaaaaaaatctatttcaataaaatcaaaacattttggACTTGGCAAATGGTTTGATgagtttttatacaaatttgatatttggGTAATGCACTAACTCAATCCTACACACTAACACATTTGTCTGAATCAGTTTCAAATATTGAATCGGTCtaaatattgtattttcaaATCTTCTCAATTTGAGGGTGGGTTTGAGCTTACCCTAGCAAAGGTCCAGGTCCGCCCTTGGCTGCAGGTTATCTAGTTCTCTTGGCTAATTTTTATGTTTCTGCTACTAGTTGGTATGATGTTGCTGCCATTAGATAGAAGATATGTAGATTAGTGTGAGAAAGCCTCCAGGTCGAAGTTGTGTGCAAATAATAAATGGAGTTGTTCATGATTTTGTTGCAGGTGACTCAACCAAGAAGCAGGCATCCTTTCTATATAAGATGCCAGGTGAGATCACCAGCAAACCTATGTTGGAAGGCTACAAGCCAGATGTATCAGTGTTATTTTCAGTTCAATGAAAACATATTCAtcgtattattttatttttaatttaaaattatttaattatatgataatatattattgtttatacgTATAATACTGTTTTTTACTTGCCGCGGTGCCTAAGAGAGTTCAGTTTTCTTGTCATCGAAGATTTGGATTCTGCTATCCCACCAGGCGCCTTTGCGGGAACAAAAGAGATTCAAAGTGAAGCCCAAATTCAGTGGAGAAGCTCAACAAGGatgtaaagtttaaaaaagtactttaaaaaaaaaaaaaagttaaagagaGTGCACTGGTCTGGTCTCTTTCTTCATTTGAATTTCACGAGCTCTCAGTACATGAAACTTATCCAACAAGTTACCTCTTTAATAAAGATTCGAAATTACAACTCAATCATCCTTAAATAACTATCAATTTCACTCAATCTCAACCAACCTATCATCATTTTTCTGATTGTAACATCATGTCTCTACCCGCAGATAGATCCCAAATCGTCTTCTTCGACGTTGAAACCACCCGTCCCGACCAGGGTCGTGTCATTCTCGAATTCGGAGCCATCCTTGTTTGTCCTAAGACACTCAAGAAGCTCGATGAATACTCTACTCTCGTCCGACCGACAGATCCCTCTCTCATTGCCTCTCTCGCCGCCCGCCGTAATGGAATTACTCCGGAAGCTGTCGCCTCTGCCCCTTCCTTTGCCGAAATTGCCGAACGTGTCTATGACATTCTCCATGGTCCGTTTAAAGTTcgtaggtttttttttataattttggaagctatttaaagttattattttttataatgtggAATTGATTGTGTCTTGTGTGTAGCGAGGATATGGGCGGGCCATAACATCGAGAGCTTTGATTGTGAAAGAATAAGAGAGGCATTCGCTGAGGTGGGCCGGGCCGCTCCCGAGCCGAAGGACACGATTGACACCTGGGCTTTGTTGACGCAGAGGTTTGGAAGGAGAGCCGGTGACATGAAGGTAATATTTACCGACACTTCTTTCATTCAAGTTTTTcatataattctaaattcacTATTTATACGTGAATTAATGCCTGTTTTGGGACATTTTGATGTTTATCTGAGTGATTTATATTATTCTGAATTAAGGTTCTTAATTTTGTTGTCAATGGACTGTATTTTCGTGGAACACTTATTTGGTATGAGAGAAAGGCAGGGGAAGGGTCGTCTCATGGTTGGGATAGAATGTGAGATAGAAGAAGGTTTTAGctttttatgatttgattttccTGGGAgatgtttaaaaatttgtttgatttggtCATTTTGCTTTCATATATAAGAGGGATTGCATTCTCACATGTGGATAGGTGAAATGGTTTTTCCTCTGCTCTTTTTTGCCTTTCAGAGCCCTCCTTCATTTGCTGTTGTAGAAAGTCTTAATGTATATGACTATTTTATGCCTTCTAAATTCCAAAATCCTTctcattaaaaactttttcCAACGCCATATTAGATGCCTGTTTGGCTTCTAACACGCTATAGACCTGAAGTCTTTTTAATGTAATCCATAGAATTGTAAACCCAGCAACTGCCCTTGTTTTTAGACACCTCTGAATATTGCTTCTATGTTTTAGCCTTTATTAGATATCTTGCAATTAAGTTCTTGatatctcatatattttttctaacatGAAATTGATGGATATCTAACTTGCACTCGGGTTTCAGGGTAACTtgattgtattatattttaagtatttttattactGTTGACTTTTTAATGTTGATATGTTAATTATCTGTGAAGCTGGCCACTCTAGCAACCTATTTTGGGCTTGGGCAGCAGAAACATAGGTATTTTGACAGCCCGCAAgtgattattttcatttgttctCCCCTTCTCCTTGAGATAATAACTTTTGCCATTTTCTCTCAGGAGCTCAGATGATGTCCAGATGAATCTTGAAGTTCTCAAGTACTGTGCAACAGTCTTGTTCTTGGTAATTATTTAGTTTCTAAAGCAGCGAGACT
Above is a genomic segment from Mangifera indica cultivar Alphonso chromosome 3, CATAS_Mindica_2.1, whole genome shotgun sequence containing:
- the LOC123210748 gene encoding pentatricopeptide repeat-containing protein At5g61400 isoform X2, with translation MLKIFPSKQALVCIHHPLRSISSSPISKFSSSSSSLESPSNLTNAILNSSTPYHALKLFSYSSKRLNPTKNLVPYAAMIHVLTSAKLYKEAKCLMKDLSENLLNSCKPHRVCYALFNALNGLRSPKCTPDVFGTLIISFSEMGFIEESVWVYRKIRVLPAFQACNALLNGLIKKRRFDSMWEFYEDMLSRGFVADVFTYGVLIDGCCGEGDVLKARCLFDEMVLKGIKPSVVIYSILIRCLCNEGKMMEAESIFRLMRASSVLPNLYTYNALMDGYCKEANMKGALDLYKEMLGHNLLPNIFTFGSLIDGLCKVGELRAARNFFVCMAKFGVVPNIVVYNCFVDGLCKAGNVSEAMSIFSEMKKFEILPDVFTYSILIKGLCDVGQVEEAEGLYQKMKKEGVVMNAVAYNSLINGYCKEGNMKKALEVCSQMTDKGVEPNIITFSTLIDGYCKVGNMKAAMGLYSEMVIKSLVPDVVAYTALIDGFCKDGNLRKALQLHKEMLEASLTPNVFTISCLIDGLCKSGRIFDAINLFLENTDKRGACYCSPNHVMYTSIIQALCNDGRILRARSSSSQAYAGCDDAACRYDQDGYPAQCCHLLGHRPGLPREW
- the LOC123210283 gene encoding NEP1-interacting protein-like 2, translating into MEDFEFQTATLFHSIPKFVAGAISGTLTGLFALAGAFTGAITGAFAGRASDCGVLRGAGLGAIAGAVLSVEVLEASRAYWCLERSGSRGESSMADFIEELLRGRFVEEQFTPAMLAAYHWQVSIASMSYDVSDAYGKAVSKGLSGESLKKLPWHVVMDEIKATPNLCCSICLQDIVKGEVARSLPHCQHTFHLACVDKWLILHGSCPVCRSDV
- the LOC123210748 gene encoding pentatricopeptide repeat-containing protein At5g61400 isoform X1; amino-acid sequence: MLKIFPSKQALVCIHHPLRSISSSPISKFSSSSSSLESPSNLTNAILNSSTPYHALKLFSYSSKRLNPTKNLVPYAAMIHVLTSAKLYKEAKCLMKDLSENLLNSCKPHRVCYALFNALNGLRSPKCTPDVFGTLIISFSEMGFIEESVWVYRKIRVLPAFQACNALLNGLIKKRRFDSMWEFYEDMLSRGFVADVFTYGVLIDGCCGEGDVLKARCLFDEMVLKGIKPSVVIYSILIRCLCNEGKMMEAESIFRLMRASSVLPNLYTYNALMDGYCKEANMKGALDLYKEMLGHNLLPNIFTFGSLIDGLCKVGELRAARNFFVCMAKFGVVPNIVVYNCFVDGLCKAGNVSEAMSIFSEMKKFEILPDVFTYSILIKGLCDVGQVEEAEGLYQKMKKEGVVMNAVAYNSLINGYCKEGNMKKALEVCSQMTDKGVEPNIITFSTLIDGYCKVGNMKAAMGLYSEMVIKSLVPDVVAYTALIDGFCKDGNLRKALQLHKEMLEASLTPNVFTISCLIDGLCKSGRIFDAINLFLENTDKRGACYCSPNHVMYTSIIQALCNDGRILRASKFFSDMRKDGLSPDSAAYTVMLQGHLQAKHMLDVMMLHADMIKMGILPNVAIYWAIAQGYQENGDLNSALSCAKDSNKSAIVEF